Below is a window of Mucilaginibacter ginkgonis DNA.
TAAAATGTGCCCGTGGATCTTTACCGGCCAATGCAAATAGCTCGTCGACATATTGCGGCATGGTGAATAAGCTGGGGCCAGCATCAAAAAAATATCCGTCTTTTTCAAACCAGGTAAGTTTGCCGCCGGCATAGCTATTGGCTTCAAAAACTTCCACTGCATAACCTTTAACGGCCAATCTTATCGCAACACCAATTCCGCCAATACCGGCGCCAATAACTATTGCTTTCTTTTTTGGCATCAACACACAAAAACTTCAAAACCCTCACTCCGAAAAAAACTACTTAATAAATTATCAGAAGTTATAACCACGTCAATAATCGGCTTTACTAATAAAGATGAGCAAAGCTGTAACGCGTCAAGTGATCTTAAACCCCTCTGGCCATATCTTGAAAAAAGCTGTGATGTTAGTTGGCTTATGCCGGCGCTTATCGGGACAATTTGAAACTTGTCAATATCTGTTCGGAAACAATCTTCAAGAACCTGCAATGTATTCAAATCAATTTCTTTGGTTCTCAGCTTTTTATATAACGTCGAAGTAAATTCAATAGGCGTGATTGCCGATATAAAAAAATTTAAAGATTGAACTGCTTCCAGGTACTTAAGCAGTTCATCGCTTCCAGATTCTTCGTGATAAAGCTTAAATAAAGACGAGGTGTCAATGTATATATTCACAATTCGTTTCTGCGCTCCTCAATCACTGCCGCCGAAAAAATTGCGGAAACATTTTTCAGACTATTACGCGACCTTGAAAAAGAATAGGAAGACAGTTGCTCATCATCCGATGGCTCATCTAAAAAAGTAACGATAACTTTTTGGGGGCCGGACGATGCTATCTTTTCTTCGAAGATGATATCTCCATGATTATATACCCCTTTTAACTGTACCATACTCAAAAATAACAAATCATTTTTGTTAAAGTGTAAACGATGTTTAATCCAGCTCGTGCACGCCCTCTGCTATCTCTTCGATCATTTTGCTGTTGAAGGCATTTAGATCAGACGGTCGGCGACTGGTCACCAAGCCGTTATCTACAACAACTTCTTCATCTACCCAATTCGCGCCGGCATTCTTCAAATCGGTTTGCAGGGATGGAAACGATGTTAAGGTTTTGCCGCTAATCATGCCTGTCTCTATCAGCATTTGTGGCCCGTGGCAAATGGCGGCAACTGGTTTGCCTTCTTCCAAAAAGGTAGATACAAATGAAACCGCTTCTTTATTCTGGCGTAGCTTATCCGGGTTTAACACGCCGCCTGGTAAAACCAACGCGTCATAATCGTCTGTGTTGGCCTTGCTCAACTCAATATCAACATCAATCTCGATTCCCCAATTGTCTTTGTTCCAAGCTTTGATCTTTCCGCTTTTAGGCGAGATCACATGCACGGTTGCACCCGCTTCTTCGAGCGCTTCTTTAGGCTCGGTAAGTTCTACTTGTTCAAAACCTTCTTCTGTAAGAATCGCGATTACTTTGTTATTAAGCTGTCCCATAAAAATGTTAATATACAAAGCAACATCAACACCGGGCTTAAGGTTTCGGGCTGCTTAACTTTTTATTGCATCAAGGGCGTAATTAATGAAATTACTGGTGAGGCCATAATCTTCTGTGCCTTTACGACGGATAAAATAAAAATCGCGCGTGATCTTTAGCCCCTCTATAGGCACTTCTACCAAATCGCCTTCTGCAAGTTGCCTTACAATTGATGGTCGCGGCATAAAACCAAGGCAATGGTCGGCCAGCAAGAAATTTTTTAAGGCTTCGGTACCACCCAGCCTTATTTTTACTGTAAGGTCGGCAGGGGAAATGTTTAATGCCGCCAATGATTTAAGCAAACTATTAAGTGTGCCCGAGCCTCTTTCGCGAAGTGCAACGGGCGTTTTTTGCAGCTGTTTAAGCGACAGCTTTTTACCTGCCAACGGACTTTTAGCGGAACATACCGGTATAACCTCGTCGCTCATGAACGGTTTGTAAGCTATGGTAGTTAGCTTGCTGTCTACCTCTATAATTCCAACGTCTACTTCGTGGCTTAACAGGGCATTTTGTATATATTCCGAATTGCGGTTCACGAGCAAAACATCTACATTTTGATATTCTTGCTGAAAGCCCGATAGTATAGATGGCAGTACATAAAGTGCTACGGTTGTACTGGCACCCAAACGCAGATGCCCATGTGCCTGCGAGATATTGTTAAGCACAGAAAGATCGTATTCTATCTTGCGCTCAATCTCTACAGCCTGCAACAAGTGGTCATATAATTTTTTGCCCGCCTCTGTTAAAATGATGCTATTGCCTTTACGTTCGAACAACGGAAGTTTGTACTGGTCTTCCATTGACTTGATGTGCTTGCTGATAGCCGGCTGGGTAATAAAAAGCACCTGTGCCGCCTTAGAAAAACTTAAGTTGGTAGCAACTTCCAGAAATACCCGGTGGCTAAAGGAGATCATTTTCGACTAAGATAATTTAAATACTCCAACTTGTCATGTCGACCCTTCGATAAGCTCAGGGTAACACCGGCACTAAAGTAATTAAGTATCCTAATAGCGACGAGCAAATAAAAAAGCCCCGCTATAGCAGGGCCTATATTTTAAATTCGAAATCGAACATTCGAAATTCGAAATAAAAACTACGCTTCCTGCGCTACACCTATCAGGTGGTTAGCAACCAGGTATTCTGCGATCTGCACGGCATTGGTAGCAGCACCTTTACGCAGGTTGTCAGATACTATCCAGCAGTTTAACGTATTGGGCTGGGTTTCGTCGCGGCGGATGCGGCCCACAAAAACTTCGTCCTTCTCGTGTGCTTCAAGCGGGGTTGGGTATTGCAGGTTAGCTACATCGTCCACCACAATCACGCCCGGCGCTTTGCTTAATATTTCACGTACTTCCGCAAGGTCAAAATCATTTGCAAACTCTATGTTAACCGACTCTGAGTGGCCGCCCATTACAGGTATACGCACGGTGGTTGCCGTAACGCGTATGCTGTCATCGCCCATTATCTTTTTGGTTTCCAGCACCATTTTCATTTCTTCTTTGGTGTAGCCGTTATCCTGGAAAACGTCTATATGCGGCAACACGTTCAAATCTATTTTGTAAGGATATGCCATAGGTCCGTCAATCCCTTTCCGCTCGTTCATTAGCTGGTCAACAGCCTTAACGCCTGTACCGGTTACCGATTGGTAGGTGGATACCACAACACGTTTGATCTGATATTTGTCGTGCAGTGGTTTTAAAGCCACTACCATTTGTATGGTAGAACAATTTGGGTTGGCTATGATCTTATCATCAGCGGTCAATACATCAGCATTTACTTCAGGGACTACCAATTTTTTTGTTGGGTCCATACGCCAGGCGGAGGAGTTGTCTATCACCGTAATGCCCGCATCAGCAAACATGGGTGCCTGCTCAAGTGACGTGCTACCACCTGCAGAAAACAGGGCCAGGTCGGGTTTTTGCTTAATCGCATCTCCGGCAGAAACCACCTTATACGGCTTACCCTTATAGGTAACTTCTTTACCTACACTTTTGGCCGATGCTACGGGAATCAATTCTGTTACGGGGAAGTTGCGTTCTGCCAGAACCTGCAACATTTTAGTGCCCACCAAACCGGTAGCACCTACTACAGCGACTTTCATTTTGCGATTAAAATATTTAAAAATTAAACCTGAGTTTCAAATATCGCATTTTTTGGCAAACATGCCGCTTTGCAGGCCGTTTAAACCTTTACAGCACATGGGTAAAGGAATATTTCAAACGCATTTGATGCAAATTTTTACCTTTGTTTTTTAACGCGTTTTGCATGAACGAAAAGATCTTAGTGATTGGAGCTAACGGCCAGATAGGGACAGAACTGGTTTTAGCGCTGCGCAAAAAATACGGTGCAGAACAAGTTGTCGCTTCAGACATTAATAACGCAGGTTATGCTATTCGCCATAGCGGCCCTTATGAGTTCGCCAATGTTTTAGATCAGGATAACCTGCATCATATATTCCAGAAACACCAACCAACGCAGGTTTACTTATTGGCCGCGATCCTATCTGCCGTAGGTGAGCAAAAACCAAAAATGGCGTGGGAGTTAAATATGACGGGGCTTTTAAATGTGCTGGACCTGGCTGTTGAATTTAATGTGGGCCGGGTATTCTGGCCAAGTTCTATCGCGGTGTTTGGGCCTAATTCTCCAAAAGAAAGCACGCCGCAATATTGCGTAATGGACCCAAATACGGTTTATGGTTTCAGCAAACTTGCCGGAGAGCGCTGGTGCGAATATTACTTTAATAAACACGGTGTCGACGTGCGCAGCATCCGTTACCCGGGCCTGATCAGTTGGAAGGCGGCGCCCGGCGGCGGTACAACAGATTACGCGGTACACATATTTCATGAGGCGTTAAAAACCAAAAGCTATAGCAGTTTCTTATCGGCACAAACCGCTTTGCCCATGATGTACATGGACGACGCGATACGCGCCACGCTTACATTGATGGACGCGCCGGCGGAGCAGGTTAAGATAAGGTCAAGTTATAATTTAGCGGGTATCAGTTTCACTCCCGAACAACTTGGTGAAGAGATCAAAAAACATATACCCAATTTTGAATTAAGTTACGTGGATGGCGACCCGAGGCAGACGATTGCAGACAGCTGGCCAAAGACAATAGACGATAGCCGAGCGCAGCAGGACTGGGGCTGGCAGCCGGAATATGATCTGCCGCGAATGGTGGAAGCGATGTTAATAAACTTGGCGAATAGTTAATTATGTGAGTGGTGAGTAGTTGCCAGTTACATAATTAATAAAGCTGCGTTAGGGATAGAAAGGGAAAGCCCGGAATGCTGCTTGAGCAGCATGAGGACTTGTACTGTATAGCCCGACCCTGCGTAGCAGGGGAACGCCAAATAAATTTAGCACAGGTAAAGAATCCCGAAAAAGATTCTTTGCTTCTCCTGATAACAATCGGGACTTAATGACAAATCGGAATAACCGGTGTAATCAATTACATCAGTGTAATTATAAATATGGGAAGAGCATTCGAATTTAGAAAAGAGAGAAAATTTAAGCGCTGGGCCAAAATGGCCGTGCAGTTTACCCGTTTGGGGAAAGAAATTGTAATGGCAGTGAAAGAAGGTGGCGGCCACCCCGAAACCAATTCGCGCCTGCGTACTGCCATGCAAAATGCCAAGGCGGTAAACATGCCTAAAGACCGTGTTGAAGCAGCCATTAAACGCGCAGTAAGCAAAGATTCTTCTAATTATGACGAGATCGTTTATGAAGGTTACGCGCCACATGGCGTTGCTA
It encodes the following:
- a CDS encoding type II toxin-antitoxin system VapC family toxin, translated to MNIYIDTSSLFKLYHEESGSDELLKYLEAVQSLNFFISAITPIEFTSTLYKKLRTKEIDLNTLQVLEDCFRTDIDKFQIVPISAGISQLTSQLFSRYGQRGLRSLDALQLCSSLLVKPIIDVVITSDNLLSSFFRSEGFEVFVC
- a CDS encoding LysR family transcriptional regulator, whose amino-acid sequence is MISFSHRVFLEVATNLSFSKAAQVLFITQPAISKHIKSMEDQYKLPLFERKGNSIILTEAGKKLYDHLLQAVEIERKIEYDLSVLNNISQAHGHLRLGASTTVALYVLPSILSGFQQEYQNVDVLLVNRNSEYIQNALLSHEVDVGIIEVDSKLTTIAYKPFMSDEVIPVCSAKSPLAGKKLSLKQLQKTPVALRERGSGTLNSLLKSLAALNISPADLTVKIRLGGTEALKNFLLADHCLGFMPRPSIVRQLAEGDLVEVPIEGLKITRDFYFIRRKGTEDYGLTSNFINYALDAIKS
- a CDS encoding type 1 glutamine amidotransferase domain-containing protein, encoding MGQLNNKVIAILTEEGFEQVELTEPKEALEEAGATVHVISPKSGKIKAWNKDNWGIEIDVDIELSKANTDDYDALVLPGGVLNPDKLRQNKEAVSFVSTFLEEGKPVAAICHGPQMLIETGMISGKTLTSFPSLQTDLKNAGANWVDEEVVVDNGLVTSRRPSDLNAFNSKMIEEIAEGVHELD
- a CDS encoding aspartate-semialdehyde dehydrogenase, producing the protein MKVAVVGATGLVGTKMLQVLAERNFPVTELIPVASAKSVGKEVTYKGKPYKVVSAGDAIKQKPDLALFSAGGSTSLEQAPMFADAGITVIDNSSAWRMDPTKKLVVPEVNADVLTADDKIIANPNCSTIQMVVALKPLHDKYQIKRVVVSTYQSVTGTGVKAVDQLMNERKGIDGPMAYPYKIDLNVLPHIDVFQDNGYTKEEMKMVLETKKIMGDDSIRVTATTVRIPVMGGHSESVNIEFANDFDLAEVREILSKAPGVIVVDDVANLQYPTPLEAHEKDEVFVGRIRRDETQPNTLNCWIVSDNLRKGAATNAVQIAEYLVANHLIGVAQEA
- a CDS encoding NAD-dependent epimerase/dehydratase family protein; this translates as MNEKILVIGANGQIGTELVLALRKKYGAEQVVASDINNAGYAIRHSGPYEFANVLDQDNLHHIFQKHQPTQVYLLAAILSAVGEQKPKMAWELNMTGLLNVLDLAVEFNVGRVFWPSSIAVFGPNSPKESTPQYCVMDPNTVYGFSKLAGERWCEYYFNKHGVDVRSIRYPGLISWKAAPGGGTTDYAVHIFHEALKTKSYSSFLSAQTALPMMYMDDAIRATLTLMDAPAEQVKIRSSYNLAGISFTPEQLGEEIKKHIPNFELSYVDGDPRQTIADSWPKTIDDSRAQQDWGWQPEYDLPRMVEAMLINLANS